One part of the Merismopedia glauca CCAP 1448/3 genome encodes these proteins:
- a CDS encoding chemotaxis protein CheW, which yields MNTSTLDLQLNRSHQNIGEAYLKLQLDDQNHAALPIEFAQEVLIVPASRLTYMPNAPVCMLGLLNQRSRVFWVADLPQMLGLEAIATDVHLYNIAIIQVQKAALALAVQAVKGVQRLNRDLIQSPIGTVAPNLTPYLRGCIPQDREVLLVLDPEAILNASVLR from the coding sequence ATGAATACTTCAACTTTGGATCTTCAATTAAATCGATCGCACCAAAATATCGGTGAGGCATATCTCAAGCTACAACTTGACGACCAAAATCACGCAGCTTTACCCATAGAATTTGCCCAAGAAGTGCTGATCGTTCCGGCTAGCCGCCTTACCTATATGCCAAATGCCCCTGTATGTATGCTGGGCTTACTCAACCAACGCAGCCGCGTTTTCTGGGTGGCAGATTTACCACAAATGTTGGGGTTAGAGGCGATCGCGACAGATGTACATCTATACAATATTGCCATTATCCAAGTCCAAAAAGCTGCCTTAGCCTTGGCTGTACAAGCAGTTAAAGGAGTACAGAGGTTAAACCGAGATCTGATCCAGTCTCCGATTGGTACGGTAGCGCCAAATTTAACCCCTTACCTGCGAGGTTGTATTCCTCAAGATCGGGAAGTTCTTTTAGTTTTAGATCCTGAAGCGATCCTCAATGCATCGGTTTTGCGTTGA
- a CDS encoding response regulator translates to MATVLVVEDTISEMELISGYLRDSGYTVISTTDAKEALVKAEQHKPDVVVSDVVMPGMSGLELCRSLKKNAGTQKLPVVICTSKNQELDRLWAMKQGADAYVTKPFTKEELVRAVRLVAN, encoded by the coding sequence ATGGCGACAGTACTAGTAGTAGAAGATACCATTTCGGAAATGGAATTAATTAGTGGTTATTTACGCGATAGTGGCTACACCGTAATTAGTACCACAGATGCTAAAGAAGCTCTAGTTAAAGCTGAACAACATAAGCCGGATGTCGTAGTTTCTGATGTAGTAATGCCAGGAATGAGTGGTTTAGAATTGTGTCGCAGCTTGAAGAAAAATGCTGGAACTCAGAAGCTCCCAGTTGTGATTTGTACATCTAAAAATCAAGAACTAGATCGGTTATGGGCAATGAAGCAAGGTGCTGATGCTTATGTGACCAAACCTTTTACTAAAGAGGAATTGGTTCGGGCTGTGAGATTAGTAGCAAATTGA